In Myxococcus stipitatus, the following are encoded in one genomic region:
- a CDS encoding tetratricopeptide repeat protein, with translation MYNLLISLAVGFLVALLVKLANFSIWAGLVPGLIAAVLTFILLARRVATRIQGLMSTVQADLQSQPTSQKDAQGRVERAVKTLEKGLAYEKWQFMVGPEIHAQIGMLKYMVKDLEGAQAHFNKGSSRNYMAKAMEGALFYQRDNVPAMKAAFEAATKSGKKEPIVWAAYAWCLLQKKEKDEALKVLGRGVEENPKDEKLKASLAQLQNDKRLKMKPYEPTWWQFGLETPPMMPPSGGGGRRMQFVTRR, from the coding sequence ATGTACAACCTTCTCATCTCGCTGGCAGTGGGATTCCTGGTCGCGCTGCTGGTGAAGCTCGCGAACTTCTCCATCTGGGCCGGGCTTGTCCCGGGCCTGATCGCCGCCGTCCTCACCTTCATCCTCCTGGCTCGGCGGGTCGCCACCCGCATCCAGGGGCTCATGTCGACGGTGCAGGCGGACCTCCAGTCCCAGCCCACCAGTCAGAAGGACGCCCAGGGCCGGGTGGAGCGCGCCGTCAAGACGCTGGAGAAGGGCCTCGCCTACGAGAAGTGGCAGTTCATGGTGGGCCCTGAGATTCACGCCCAGATTGGCATGTTGAAGTACATGGTGAAGGACCTGGAAGGCGCCCAGGCCCACTTCAACAAGGGCAGCTCGCGCAACTACATGGCCAAGGCCATGGAGGGCGCCCTCTTCTACCAACGCGACAACGTCCCGGCGATGAAGGCCGCGTTCGAGGCCGCCACCAAGAGTGGCAAGAAGGAGCCCATCGTCTGGGCCGCCTACGCCTGGTGCCTCCTCCAGAAGAAGGAGAAGGACGAGGCACTCAAGGTGCTCGGCCGCGGTGTCGAGGAGAACCCCAAGGACGAGAAGCTCAAGGCGAGCCTCGCCCAGCTCCAGAACGACAAGCGGCTGAAGATGAAGCCCTACGAGCCCACCTGGTGGCAGTTCGGTCTGGAGACGCCGCCGATGATGCCTCCGTCGGGGGGTGGCGGGCGCCGGATGCAGTTCGTTACGCGACGTTGA
- a CDS encoding response regulator yields MTLGNRLASGSRVAIVGGGIAGAGLAASLLFNGRARGLTLDVRVYAGGMSERTSPPVVLTPECRSRLAALGCRIPAEWRTLELRGVEIIAEGRRELLPSSPGGMWLVDGWPSGEGGMAHVRGILTNAASAQGARFVDRHVDRVERQPPAPDAPIAVRGTGPMVVRAQGSGERYHAVALASGAGPLLGDAFFPGFRPAPTMPAVQARLRHASSRLEIAPVARLWVAPLPTVDGLFLLPGVDSVYALAFGPAVTPADLCQALMMASRDGLLNEGFELAALETTRLPHGPGRTLVAPCQLAVGPAAFGHPLQLGLSETLASCSRAAVALLDGGLEASALERRYVREGLCELMEDAAAGARSVSWMRRAGKRAPSAFLAAKGRRTSLGIYGGGVLGLSAPTPLALLGAVRWAGLREVVGSWLRTTMDPVPMAVPDLEPDLYYVVDDDPDAREALTALLESTGAKVVSFADELALFCAVARRPPTAILLDVVLHWVDGLRLCEGLKQHPLTRGTRVVVMSGLNRPHVRQRALDAGAEAFLPKPVDPERLLRILTGRMPASSTSSEPSPARLPGDGGTSDRYAAS; encoded by the coding sequence ATGACTCTAGGCAACAGGCTGGCGAGCGGTTCGAGGGTTGCAATCGTCGGGGGCGGCATCGCGGGAGCGGGATTGGCGGCCTCCCTGCTCTTCAATGGTCGGGCGCGGGGGCTGACGCTGGACGTACGCGTCTATGCCGGGGGCATGTCGGAGCGGACCTCGCCCCCTGTCGTCCTCACTCCCGAGTGCCGCTCGCGGCTGGCGGCGCTGGGCTGCCGCATCCCCGCCGAGTGGCGCACGCTCGAGCTCCGAGGGGTGGAGATCATCGCGGAGGGCCGTCGTGAGCTCCTCCCCTCCTCTCCCGGCGGCATGTGGCTCGTCGATGGTTGGCCCTCGGGTGAAGGAGGCATGGCGCACGTTCGCGGCATCCTCACCAACGCCGCCAGCGCTCAAGGGGCCCGGTTCGTCGACAGGCACGTCGACCGGGTGGAGCGACAGCCCCCTGCTCCGGACGCCCCTATCGCCGTGCGAGGCACCGGCCCCATGGTGGTCCGCGCGCAGGGAAGCGGAGAGCGCTACCACGCCGTCGCCCTCGCCTCGGGGGCGGGCCCGCTCCTGGGGGACGCGTTCTTCCCTGGCTTCCGGCCCGCGCCCACGATGCCCGCGGTCCAGGCCCGGCTAAGACATGCGTCGTCCCGTCTGGAGATCGCCCCCGTCGCTCGGCTGTGGGTGGCGCCGCTCCCCACGGTGGATGGGTTGTTCCTCCTGCCCGGTGTGGACTCGGTCTATGCCCTGGCCTTCGGGCCCGCCGTGACTCCCGCCGACCTGTGCCAGGCGCTGATGATGGCCTCGCGGGATGGCCTGCTGAACGAGGGCTTCGAGCTCGCCGCGCTCGAGACCACCCGCCTGCCCCATGGTCCGGGCCGCACGCTCGTCGCGCCGTGCCAGCTCGCCGTGGGGCCCGCGGCGTTCGGGCATCCGCTCCAGTTGGGGCTCTCGGAGACACTCGCCTCGTGCAGCCGGGCGGCGGTGGCGCTCCTGGATGGTGGGCTGGAGGCCTCGGCCTTGGAGCGCCGCTATGTCCGCGAGGGACTGTGCGAGCTGATGGAGGACGCGGCGGCCGGCGCGCGCTCGGTGTCCTGGATGCGGCGCGCCGGCAAGCGGGCGCCCTCGGCCTTCCTCGCGGCCAAGGGGCGGCGCACGTCCCTGGGCATCTACGGAGGCGGAGTGCTGGGACTCAGCGCTCCCACGCCCCTGGCCTTGTTAGGCGCGGTGCGCTGGGCGGGCCTGCGCGAGGTGGTGGGCTCCTGGTTGCGGACGACCATGGACCCGGTGCCCATGGCGGTGCCGGACCTGGAGCCGGACCTGTACTACGTCGTGGACGACGACCCCGATGCACGTGAGGCGCTGACAGCGCTCCTGGAGAGCACGGGCGCCAAGGTGGTGTCTTTCGCGGATGAGCTGGCGCTCTTCTGCGCGGTGGCTCGCAGGCCTCCCACGGCCATCCTCCTCGACGTCGTGCTGCACTGGGTGGATGGACTCCGGCTGTGCGAAGGCCTGAAGCAACACCCGCTCACGCGAGGCACTCGCGTGGTGGTGATGAGCGGACTGAATCGGCCCCATGTCCGGCAGCGGGCGCTCGATGCGGGGGCGGAGGCATTCCTTCCCAAGCCCGTGGACCCGGAGCGACTCCTGCGCATCCTCACCGGACGCATGCCCGCGTCGAGCACGTCGTCGGAGCCCTCGCCGGCGCGACTGCCTGGGGATGGGGGCACGTCGGATCGCTACGCCGCGTCCTGA
- a CDS encoding TolC family protein, which produces MRRHLDRGVTVALVLAAGLSAAQFTPGSTGQGGGATPGTTGTGGSNSGTTGTGTSSGTSGSTGTGTSGVPSTGTGANPSTPGPAAPRTPAPTTNPNAGTVIPPSPPVIAPETVDNATSPPDGRAVSPAPMKETAREAQQATEKVSQTPDSEGAPAKAAPLTLAQLVERARTSDSRVEEASAELRKFQALYDQARWAWFPKFEISVGMGGPVPEARNNGLGGPPTSKASYEGDLNFGKVGVTVFSNGNAVLPLYTFGKLSALKKAGAQGPVLGAALRERAQDEAGFQAAQAYFSYQLARSGLQQLDEVSKRLEDAAEKIAALLKEESPQVSQVDTYKVRFFRQVVEARKAEAQQGRLLALTAIGVLANAAPGAEVAVVEEDLEPEAQVEPPSLERALTLAESYRPELTAIAAGIVAREAEVFIRERSYFPDLGLAGFYDVRFTTSATRQKSPFAYDPYNDRTAGLGLVMRGTFDIPIKDAQLEQARAELDKLRAQEKQIRAGIRLEVTKVHGELVAAWARARAFADAEKSARRWVTATFAAFDLGTGETRDLVDAFTAYAQVTGDRSKSWFDVRLGMAALARVTGTPPARSE; this is translated from the coding sequence ATGCGCAGACACCTGGATCGAGGCGTGACAGTGGCGCTGGTACTCGCGGCCGGACTGTCCGCCGCGCAGTTCACACCGGGCTCCACGGGGCAGGGCGGGGGCGCAACGCCGGGCACGACGGGAACGGGTGGCTCGAATTCGGGCACGACGGGAACGGGGACCTCGAGCGGCACGTCCGGGTCGACCGGAACCGGAACCAGCGGTGTCCCCTCGACGGGGACAGGGGCGAATCCCTCCACCCCGGGGCCCGCCGCGCCGAGAACTCCGGCCCCCACGACGAATCCCAACGCGGGCACGGTCATTCCTCCATCCCCTCCGGTGATTGCGCCGGAGACCGTGGACAATGCGACCAGCCCCCCGGATGGACGGGCAGTCTCTCCGGCGCCGATGAAGGAGACTGCGCGCGAGGCGCAGCAGGCCACCGAGAAGGTGAGCCAGACGCCTGACTCGGAGGGGGCTCCGGCGAAGGCCGCGCCTTTGACGTTGGCCCAGCTCGTGGAGCGGGCTCGCACATCCGACTCCCGAGTGGAGGAGGCGAGCGCGGAGCTGCGGAAGTTCCAGGCGCTCTATGACCAGGCCCGCTGGGCGTGGTTCCCCAAGTTTGAAATCTCGGTGGGCATGGGCGGTCCCGTGCCAGAGGCCCGGAACAACGGGCTCGGAGGGCCTCCCACCTCGAAGGCCTCGTACGAGGGTGACCTCAACTTCGGCAAGGTCGGCGTGACGGTGTTCTCCAACGGCAACGCGGTGTTGCCGCTCTACACCTTTGGAAAGCTGAGCGCGCTGAAGAAGGCTGGGGCGCAGGGACCTGTCCTGGGCGCGGCGCTGCGGGAGCGGGCGCAGGATGAGGCGGGCTTCCAGGCCGCGCAGGCCTACTTCAGCTATCAGCTGGCGCGCTCGGGACTTCAGCAGCTCGACGAGGTGTCCAAGCGGTTGGAGGACGCCGCGGAGAAGATCGCCGCGCTCTTGAAGGAAGAGTCTCCGCAGGTGTCCCAGGTGGACACCTACAAGGTCCGCTTCTTCCGGCAGGTGGTGGAGGCGCGCAAGGCGGAGGCCCAGCAGGGGCGCCTGCTCGCGCTGACGGCCATTGGTGTGCTGGCCAACGCCGCGCCGGGTGCCGAGGTGGCGGTCGTCGAAGAGGACCTCGAGCCCGAGGCGCAAGTGGAGCCCCCTTCGCTGGAGAGGGCGCTGACGCTGGCCGAGAGCTATCGGCCGGAGCTCACCGCCATCGCCGCCGGCATCGTCGCGCGCGAGGCGGAAGTGTTCATCCGCGAGCGGAGCTACTTCCCGGACCTGGGGCTCGCTGGCTTCTACGACGTCCGCTTCACCACCAGCGCGACGCGGCAGAAGAGCCCGTTTGCGTACGATCCGTACAATGACCGCACCGCCGGGCTGGGCCTGGTGATGCGGGGCACCTTCGACATCCCCATCAAGGACGCGCAGCTTGAGCAGGCTCGGGCGGAGCTCGACAAGCTTCGGGCCCAGGAGAAGCAGATTCGCGCGGGCATCCGTCTGGAAGTGACGAAGGTCCACGGCGAGCTGGTGGCCGCCTGGGCCCGGGCCCGAGCATTCGCCGACGCAGAGAAGAGCGCGCGCCGCTGGGTGACAGCCACCTTCGCCGCGTTCGACCTTGGGACGGGGGAGACGCGCGATTTGGTGGACGCGTTCACCGCCTATGCACAGGTTACAGGCGACCGGTCGAAGAGCTGGTTCGATGTCCGGTTGGGAATGGCGGCTCTCGCGCGTGTGACGGGAACGCCACCGGCCCGGAGTGAATAA
- a CDS encoding HdeD family acid-resistance protein → METSFKREPATGDGGRAASAAWGPPFILGLLTAILGIVALGASFLTSLVSVILFGALLAGSGIAEIISAFRVRRSGGPFWLYLLGGVLSTVVGVFVLVYPAAGLGALTLLLAGYFFASGLFHVVTSLMDRYAKWGWDFAYGAISILLGVIIMAQWPISAVWLVGTLVGISILMRGIALMAGSLELRRAVRSFSS, encoded by the coding sequence ATGGAAACCAGCTTCAAACGTGAACCTGCGACGGGCGACGGGGGCAGGGCTGCCTCGGCCGCATGGGGCCCGCCCTTCATCCTGGGATTGCTCACGGCCATCCTCGGGATCGTCGCGCTGGGGGCCTCGTTCCTCACGAGCCTGGTCTCCGTCATCCTCTTCGGCGCGCTGCTCGCGGGTTCGGGCATCGCGGAGATCATCTCCGCGTTCCGGGTCCGGAGGTCCGGCGGCCCCTTCTGGCTCTACCTGCTGGGTGGCGTGCTCTCCACCGTGGTGGGTGTCTTCGTCCTCGTGTACCCGGCGGCCGGGCTGGGGGCGCTGACGCTGCTGCTCGCCGGCTACTTCTTCGCGAGCGGCCTCTTCCACGTCGTCACGTCCTTGATGGACCGGTATGCGAAGTGGGGCTGGGACTTCGCCTACGGCGCCATCTCCATCCTGCTCGGCGTCATCATCATGGCCCAGTGGCCCATCTCCGCGGTGTGGCTCGTGGGCACGCTGGTGGGAATCTCCATCCTCATGCGCGGCATCGCCCTCATGGCCGGCTCGCTGGAGCTGCGCCGCGCCGTGCGGAGCTTCTCTTCATGA
- a CDS encoding N-acetyltransferase, with product MALPAEPPAAQPSLPPLAPDVLVTPVRDAASRMAFVRLPASLYAGDPNWVPPLEMERKDFIDPKKNPFFEYGEVELFLARRGAEVVGRIAAIRNPRHQEIHGTKEGFFGLFECVNEPGVARMLLDAAGAWLKERGLNAMLGPANFSSNQDWGLLVEGYDTPPAIMMPYNPPYYATLLESCGLVKAKDLFAFELSASAEPPEKVVRIAEKMRQREGITVRAVNLKDFPNEVERIRDIYNSAWEKNWGFVPFTDREFDHLAKEMKVIVRPELVLIAEVKGEPVAFSMTLPDANQALKAANGRLTTFGLPIGLVKLALASRRIDRLRLITLGIKEGYRRRGLDAILYLDTLRTAHQLGYSGGEISWTLEDNHLVNRAIESMGGKRSKAYRIYQRPL from the coding sequence ATGGCCCTACCCGCCGAGCCTCCCGCAGCGCAGCCTTCCCTCCCTCCCCTCGCCCCGGATGTCCTTGTGACGCCGGTGCGGGATGCCGCGTCGCGGATGGCCTTCGTCCGCCTCCCGGCCTCGCTCTATGCGGGAGATCCGAACTGGGTCCCCCCGCTGGAGATGGAGCGCAAGGACTTCATCGACCCGAAGAAGAACCCCTTCTTCGAGTATGGCGAGGTGGAGCTGTTCCTCGCTCGCAGGGGGGCGGAGGTCGTGGGGCGCATCGCCGCCATCCGCAATCCGCGCCACCAGGAGATTCACGGCACGAAGGAGGGCTTCTTCGGCCTCTTCGAGTGCGTGAATGAGCCCGGGGTCGCGCGGATGCTGCTCGATGCGGCGGGAGCCTGGCTCAAGGAGCGGGGCCTGAACGCGATGCTCGGGCCGGCCAACTTCTCGTCCAACCAGGACTGGGGTTTGCTCGTCGAGGGCTACGACACGCCGCCCGCAATCATGATGCCGTACAACCCGCCGTACTACGCGACGCTGCTGGAGTCGTGCGGGTTGGTGAAGGCGAAGGACCTCTTCGCCTTTGAGCTGTCCGCCTCCGCGGAGCCCCCCGAAAAGGTGGTCCGCATCGCGGAGAAGATGCGCCAGCGCGAGGGCATCACCGTGCGAGCGGTGAACCTCAAGGACTTCCCCAACGAAGTCGAGCGCATCCGCGACATCTACAACTCCGCCTGGGAGAAGAACTGGGGCTTCGTGCCCTTCACGGATCGCGAGTTCGACCATCTGGCCAAGGAGATGAAGGTCATCGTCCGGCCGGAGCTGGTGCTCATCGCCGAGGTGAAGGGCGAGCCCGTGGCCTTCTCCATGACGCTCCCGGACGCCAACCAGGCCCTCAAGGCGGCCAACGGGCGTCTGACGACGTTCGGCCTCCCCATCGGCCTGGTGAAGCTGGCGCTCGCCTCGCGCCGCATCGACCGGCTGCGCCTCATCACCCTCGGCATCAAGGAGGGCTACCGGCGGCGGGGCCTGGACGCCATCCTGTACCTGGACACGCTGCGCACCGCGCACCAGCTCGGCTACTCGGGTGGCGAGATCTCCTGGACGCTCGAGGACAACCACCTCGTCAACCGCGCCATCGAATCGATGGGCGGCAAGCGCTCCAAGGCGTACCGCATCTACCAGCGGCCGCTGTAA
- a CDS encoding diguanylate cyclase: MQRRGRTSERSLLLIIEDDAGVLESLSDLLAARFDVLGAADAGLGLELAREHGPDLILLDRFLPSGDGLTVLESLQHDSRTESTPVIFLTGDADEATLERCLEKGAVDFIHKPASARELMARIDRALRQSEQQRRLQILAQTDALTGLANFRALSVRLEEELRRAQRYGYSLSVVVIDLDHLKAINDGMGHDVGNQAILALAEQLKGNLRESDFAARFGGDEFIALLPHQTAMEAAVFAERIRAGLRSVGVQKGDGRPASFGLSVSVGIADHTLESPRDDAETLMKAADAALYEAKREGRDRVVVFGRPALSPPAHQH, encoded by the coding sequence ATGCAAAGGCGAGGGCGCACCTCGGAGCGGTCCCTCCTCCTCATCATCGAGGATGACGCGGGTGTACTGGAGAGCCTGTCGGACCTGCTCGCGGCGCGTTTCGACGTGCTGGGCGCGGCGGACGCGGGCCTGGGGTTGGAGCTGGCCCGTGAGCACGGCCCGGACCTGATCCTCCTGGACAGGTTCCTGCCCAGTGGGGATGGGCTGACGGTGCTCGAGTCGCTCCAACACGACTCCCGGACCGAGTCCACGCCCGTCATCTTCCTCACTGGGGACGCGGACGAGGCCACCCTGGAGCGCTGCCTGGAGAAGGGCGCGGTGGACTTCATCCACAAGCCGGCGAGCGCGAGGGAGCTCATGGCACGGATCGACCGGGCGCTGCGGCAGAGTGAACAGCAGCGGCGGTTGCAGATCCTCGCCCAGACGGACGCCCTCACGGGGTTGGCGAACTTCCGGGCCTTGTCCGTGCGGCTGGAGGAAGAGCTGCGCCGGGCCCAGCGCTACGGGTACTCGCTGAGCGTGGTGGTCATCGACCTGGACCACCTCAAGGCCATCAACGACGGCATGGGCCACGACGTGGGCAATCAGGCCATCCTCGCGCTGGCCGAGCAGCTCAAGGGGAACCTGCGCGAGTCGGACTTCGCGGCGCGCTTCGGCGGCGACGAGTTCATCGCGCTCCTGCCGCACCAGACGGCGATGGAGGCGGCGGTGTTCGCCGAGCGGATCCGCGCCGGGCTGCGTTCCGTCGGCGTGCAGAAGGGCGACGGCCGCCCCGCCTCCTTCGGGTTGAGCGTGAGTGTTGGCATCGCCGACCACACATTGGAATCACCCCGGGACGATGCAGAGACGCTGATGAAAGCGGCGGACGCGGCCCTCTACGAGGCCAAGCGCGAAGGACGTGACCGGGTGGTGGTGTTCGGCCGTCCGGCGCTGTCGCCGCCCGCGCATCAGCACTGA
- a CDS encoding RsmB/NOP family class I SAM-dependent RNA methyltransferase: MLRGEPLKAALANALRDADGLGGQERRFAALVVRELSRHQRLLDLASRTLGHPPGKLGLTEDQALVRYALWRRLFCGENWARIGPEVRLPGPVRPRTIKDDLLQGVVESPLPEPPLPDSHVERLAVRYSFPNWLVQKLAQAYPEPVLEGLLVSLDEDPGLHFRVRPPGTRDAVLAALIDEGVAAEAVPAAPDAVRVVDASHRVFETRVMKTGRLQVQDVGSQLISEVCRPVGGSLTGLTVADVCAGAGGKTLALADFVGPSGKVLAGDRSRRRLAEARERVRHFSLRQVAFPQPMPLSEADVLLIDAPCSGTGSLAREPDQKWKLTAQEISKFQTTQSELLEEVSRQVKHGALIVYATCSVLPEEDEAVVEGFLAKHPEFTLEPVSDVLGAEQAALAVQGPYLKALPPRVPGGGFFAARLRRTR, from the coding sequence GTGCTGCGTGGCGAGCCCCTGAAGGCGGCGCTCGCCAATGCGCTTCGTGACGCGGACGGGCTTGGCGGGCAGGAGCGCCGGTTCGCGGCCCTGGTGGTCCGTGAGTTGTCGCGGCACCAGCGCCTGTTGGACCTGGCCTCGCGAACCCTGGGGCATCCTCCCGGGAAGCTGGGGCTGACCGAGGACCAGGCCCTGGTGCGCTATGCGCTGTGGCGCCGCCTCTTTTGTGGAGAGAACTGGGCGCGCATCGGTCCGGAGGTCCGGCTGCCCGGGCCTGTTCGGCCGCGCACCATCAAGGACGACCTTCTCCAGGGCGTGGTGGAGTCGCCACTTCCCGAGCCGCCACTTCCGGATTCCCACGTGGAGCGGCTCGCGGTCCGCTACTCGTTCCCGAACTGGCTGGTGCAGAAGCTGGCGCAGGCCTATCCGGAGCCGGTGCTCGAGGGGCTCCTGGTCTCCTTGGATGAAGATCCAGGTCTTCACTTCCGAGTCCGCCCTCCTGGGACGCGGGATGCGGTGCTCGCCGCGCTCATTGATGAAGGAGTCGCGGCGGAGGCGGTGCCCGCGGCGCCCGATGCGGTCCGGGTGGTGGATGCGAGCCACCGCGTCTTCGAGACGCGCGTCATGAAGACGGGGCGGCTCCAGGTCCAGGACGTGGGCAGCCAGCTCATCTCCGAGGTGTGTCGTCCGGTGGGGGGCTCGCTGACGGGGCTCACCGTGGCGGATGTCTGCGCGGGCGCGGGTGGCAAGACGCTGGCGCTGGCGGACTTCGTCGGTCCTTCGGGGAAGGTGCTCGCGGGAGATCGCTCCCGGCGCCGGTTGGCCGAGGCTCGTGAGCGGGTGCGCCACTTCTCCCTGCGGCAGGTGGCCTTCCCCCAGCCGATGCCGCTGTCCGAGGCGGACGTCCTCCTTATTGATGCGCCGTGCAGCGGCACGGGCTCGCTGGCTCGGGAGCCTGATCAGAAGTGGAAGCTGACCGCGCAGGAGATCTCCAAGTTCCAGACGACTCAGTCGGAGCTCCTGGAGGAGGTTTCTCGCCAGGTGAAGCACGGCGCACTCATCGTCTACGCCACCTGCTCGGTGTTGCCCGAGGAGGATGAAGCCGTCGTCGAGGGCTTCCTGGCGAAGCATCCGGAGTTCACGCTGGAGCCGGTCTCGGACGTGCTCGGGGCGGAGCAGGCCGCGCTTGCCGTACAGGGGCCGTACCTCAAGGCGCTGCCGCCGCGTGTGCCGGGGGGCGGGTTCTTCGCCGCGAGGCTCCGCCGGACTCGGTAG
- a CDS encoding NAD(P)-dependent oxidoreductase — MRFLLTGGTGFIGQRLASRIIERGDSLTVLVRRSSRRDTLAALGAQFAVGDLTTGEGLAEAVRDVDCVLHLAGVTKAREPAGYFEGNANGTRRLAEAMAALPHPPRLVYCSSLAAAGPSTPERPRREEDAPAPVSTYGRSKLGGEEAVREFADKVPSVIVRPPMVYGPGDAEFIPSVIPMARSGVALKSGFGPKRYSLIHVDDLNTTLLAAAERGPTLDKSDLGRGVYTVSDGREYTWEDICAAVARAMGRRPPTVLPVPDSLSYVVGLGSEAVARIRGTIPILNRDKVREMTCPAWTCTTERASRELGFAPTIPLDQGLVETLASYQQDARP, encoded by the coding sequence GTGCGTTTCCTGCTGACTGGTGGCACCGGCTTCATCGGCCAGCGGCTCGCGAGCCGCATCATCGAGCGGGGCGACTCGCTCACCGTGCTCGTGCGCCGGAGCTCGCGCCGCGACACCCTCGCGGCGCTCGGCGCCCAGTTCGCGGTGGGGGATTTGACGACGGGCGAGGGACTCGCCGAAGCCGTGCGGGACGTCGACTGCGTCCTGCACCTGGCGGGCGTCACCAAGGCGCGGGAGCCCGCGGGCTACTTCGAGGGCAACGCCAACGGCACACGCCGCCTCGCGGAGGCGATGGCTGCCCTCCCCCACCCTCCCCGGCTCGTCTACTGCTCCTCCCTGGCCGCCGCCGGGCCCTCCACGCCGGAGCGCCCTCGCCGCGAGGAGGACGCCCCCGCCCCCGTCTCCACCTACGGCCGCAGCAAGCTGGGGGGTGAGGAAGCCGTGCGCGAGTTCGCGGACAAAGTGCCCTCCGTCATCGTCCGGCCGCCCATGGTCTACGGACCCGGGGACGCGGAGTTCATTCCTTCCGTCATCCCCATGGCGCGAAGTGGCGTGGCGCTCAAGAGTGGCTTCGGACCCAAGCGCTACTCCCTCATCCACGTGGATGACCTGAACACCACGCTGCTCGCCGCCGCCGAGCGCGGCCCCACCCTGGACAAGTCCGACCTGGGGCGCGGCGTGTACACCGTGTCCGATGGCCGCGAGTACACGTGGGAGGACATCTGCGCCGCCGTGGCCCGGGCCATGGGTCGCAGGCCGCCCACCGTGCTGCCGGTGCCCGACAGCCTGAGCTATGTCGTGGGGCTGGGTTCGGAGGCTGTCGCGCGGATTCGCGGCACCATTCCCATCCTCAACCGGGACAAGGTCCGGGAGATGACGTGCCCCGCGTGGACGTGCACCACCGAGCGCGCCTCCCGCGAGTTGGGCTTCGCCCCCACGATTCCCTTGGACCAGGGCCTCGTCGAAACACTCGCGTCGTACCAGCAGGACGCCCGGCCCTGA
- a CDS encoding ABC transporter substrate-binding protein, whose protein sequence is MIASLLAATLLAAAPTPLTVVKSGNTDVQRAANAPGATVESLASVVEKFVDFQELAKRALGEKTWNSLTPAQRKDFSETMTGLLRASYAQKAIGQAQAEVKYGKESIEGSEATVNTTLTLKKDQIPVDYRLYKQSAKGDWRIYDVVTDEVSLVDTYKGQFQKLLSTKGFDGLLSTLKTKRTQLEKENATQSAKGASGPAK, encoded by the coding sequence ATGATTGCTTCCCTGCTTGCCGCCACCTTGCTTGCCGCGGCGCCCACGCCTCTCACCGTCGTCAAGTCCGGGAACACGGATGTCCAGCGGGCCGCCAACGCTCCCGGCGCCACCGTCGAGTCACTCGCCAGCGTCGTCGAGAAGTTCGTCGACTTCCAGGAGCTGGCGAAGCGCGCGCTGGGTGAGAAGACGTGGAACTCGCTCACGCCCGCCCAGCGCAAGGACTTCTCCGAGACGATGACGGGGCTCCTGCGCGCGTCGTATGCCCAGAAGGCCATTGGCCAGGCGCAGGCGGAGGTGAAGTACGGCAAGGAGTCCATCGAGGGCTCCGAGGCGACGGTCAACACCACGCTCACCCTCAAGAAGGACCAGATTCCCGTCGACTACCGCCTGTACAAGCAGAGCGCGAAGGGCGACTGGCGCATCTACGACGTCGTCACCGACGAGGTATCTCTGGTGGACACGTACAAGGGGCAGTTCCAGAAGCTGCTGAGCACCAAGGGCTTCGATGGACTGCTCTCCACGCTGAAGACCAAGCGGACTCAGCTGGAGAAGGAGAACGCGACGCAGTCGGCGAAGGGCGCCTCCGGCCCGGCGAAGTGA
- a CDS encoding response regulator, translated as MKVLLVEDDASLREGMGELISDLANVRSVGEVGEALAALRQERFELVVTDLRIGGGEAGGRAVLEAARQGRQAVVIVSAASPEEVARTLRPWVPDGVLVKPFQIEDILGLVERFLAVHRNVEAASRGTIPSEGDWVECAPGVHLASPEGGVAGAIWVRLVAAGTWAWAARPRGREAALLLEGELIIEGARFVAPVTFFVGTDDAPEVRSPNGCLVITLGLDG; from the coding sequence ATGAAGGTTCTGCTGGTCGAGGACGACGCGAGCCTCCGGGAAGGCATGGGTGAGCTGATCTCCGACCTGGCGAACGTGCGCTCGGTGGGTGAGGTCGGAGAGGCGCTGGCGGCCCTGCGGCAGGAGCGCTTCGAGCTCGTCGTCACGGACCTGCGGATTGGTGGAGGCGAGGCGGGTGGCCGCGCCGTCCTGGAGGCGGCCCGGCAGGGGCGTCAGGCGGTGGTCATCGTCAGCGCGGCGTCTCCAGAAGAGGTGGCGCGGACCTTGCGCCCCTGGGTTCCCGACGGCGTCCTGGTGAAGCCCTTCCAGATCGAGGACATCCTCGGGCTCGTGGAGCGCTTCCTGGCGGTGCACCGCAACGTGGAAGCGGCCTCCCGAGGGACGATTCCCTCCGAGGGAGACTGGGTGGAGTGTGCGCCCGGAGTGCATCTGGCCTCGCCCGAAGGGGGCGTCGCGGGGGCCATCTGGGTGCGGCTGGTGGCGGCGGGGACGTGGGCCTGGGCGGCTCGGCCCCGGGGACGCGAGGCGGCCCTCCTGTTGGAGGGTGAGCTGATCATTGAAGGGGCGCGATTCGTCGCCCCGGTGACGTTCTTCGTGGGCACGGATGATGCCCCCGAGGTGCGCTCACCCAACGGGTGCCTCGTCATCACGCTGGGCCTGGACGGTTGA